GGAGAATATTGGTATTAAAGGCCCCGCAAAGCCCGCGGTCGCTTGTAACCACCAGAAGTTCGGTCGTATTCCCGTCACGTCGCTGCAGAAGAGGATGAGAGGCCCGATTAACCCGATCGCTCAGGTTCCCCATGACTTCTCGTAACTGATGGGAATAGGGCCTAGCCGCTAAAATACGATCCTGCGCGCGCTTCAACTTAGCCGCAGAAACCATTTTCATGGCTTTGGTTATCTTCTGCGTGTTTTTGACGGACGCAATTTTTCGTCGGAGACTTTGAAGACTTGGCATAACAAAAAAACTTTACCCGGCTTGATCGTAGCCTTTGGACTGTTTAAATTCGGAAATGATGCTTTTTAACTTACCCCCAAATTCCTCATCAATCTTCTTTTTGGTCACGATCTCTTCTCGCACATTGGGGTGTTTTTCTTTAATATAGGCTAACAGACCTTGCTCAAACTCCCGGATTTTATTTACAGGAACATTATCAAGAAACCCGTTCACCCCGGCATAAATTGACAACACCTGATCGGCCACAGCCAGCGGTTTATACTGTTCCTGTTTCAGCAGTTCGACCATGCGCGCACCTCTAGCCAATTGAGCTTGCGTAGCTTTATCCAATTCACTGCCAAATTGCGCAAAGGCTGCCATTTCCCGATACTGCGCCAAATCGAGCCGGAGAGTTCCAGCCACCTGCTTCATCGTTTTAATTTGCGCAGCCCCTCCAACCCGGGAAACTGATAGCCCAACGTTAATCGCCGGCCGAATACCGGAATAGAACAGGTCAGCTGCCAGATAGATCTGTCCATCAGTAATAGAAATCACATTTGTGGGAATATAGGCGGAGACGTCACCTGCCTGCGTTTCGATAATCGGCAATGCCGTCAAACTGCCGGCGCCTTTTTCATCACTCATCTTCGCGGCCCGCTCTAATAACCGGGAATGCAAAAAGAACACATCGCCCGGATAGGCTTCACGTCCTGGTGGACGTCGAAGAAGCAGAGAAAGCTGGCGGTAGGCGGTGGCATGTTTGGACAAATCGTCATACACGATAAGCGCATGCTTCCCATTGTCACGGAAATATTCGGCCATGGTCACGCCGGCATACGGTGCAAAAAATTGCAACGATGCCGAATCGCTAGCGGTGGCGGACACCACAGTGGTGTATTCCATAGCTCCATGATCCTCAAGGGTTTTCACCACTCGAGCTACCGTCGATCGTTTTTGCCCGATGGCCACGTAAAAACAAAACACACCCAGGCCTTTTTGATTGATGATAGTGTCAACCGCAATAGCGGTTTTCCCGGTCTGACGGTCTCCAATAATTAACTCCCGTTGACCTCGACCGACCGGAATCATGGCATCAATGGCTTTGAGCCCCGTTTGAAGCGGCTCTCCCACCGATTGCCGATCAACCACACCAGGTGCCCGAATTTCGATAAGGCGTGTCTCCGTGGTATTGATTGGACCCTTCCCATCAATGGGCTTCCCGATGGCATCCACAACACGACCCACCAGTGCCTCCCCAACCGGGACCTCGGCAATTCGTCCGGTGCGTTTCACCGGATCTCCTTCACGAATTCCCACATCTTCGCCCAGGAGCACCGCTCCGACACTATCTTCTTCCAAGTTCAAAGCCACTCCGTACACTCCACCAGGAAATTCCAACAACTCTCCTGCCATCGCCCCTTCCAAACCATAAACCTTGGCGATATTGTCACCCACCTGGATGACGTAGCCCATTTCTTTGACATCAACCCGTTGCTCAAATCCTTTGATTTTTTCCTTAATGATGGAGCTGATTTCTTCTGCTTTGATCTGCATGGATTATCCCTTCGTCAACTGATCGTGCATACCGGCTAGTCGACCCGATACCGTATTATCAAATACCCGGCTGCCAATTTTTATTCTCAATCCCGCAATAAGATGGGGATCTACCTCAAAAGCCACTTCGACTCCATGGTGTAGCGTTTGAGACAAGTCTTGCTTGATCTGTTCTTTCTCGGCCGCTTGTAATGGTTTGGCCGAGCCCACCCAGGCTTGCTGAACTCCCTGTTGTTGATCGGCCAATTCCACAAAGGCCTCTGAAATTTCAGGCAACAACATGGCTCGATTCTTTTTCAAAAGTTGAGTGAGGAAATCCCGCATGACCGGAGGGGCCTCCATCCTTTGACTCAATTCATTCAGGACAGCCTGTTTTTCCTCAAAATTAAAGACTGGTGAAGCGAGGACATGCTTCAGGGCAGGGGTTTCTTCCAAGCCTTGTTGCAATGCGCTTAAGGCACTTCGTGCGGGTTCAATACCCGATTTATCGAGCAGTTGGAAAAGCGCCGATGCGTATCGGCGCCCAATGGTGCTTTTATTCACAGTTTACAGAGATTCCAGGCAGCCACGTGTTGAACGGAATTGGGCGTGTGTTAAGCGGGTGAAACTAGCATGAGTGATGCAGCCTGTCAACCGGAAAGACCGGATGTAAAGGGAATTTTTTCTAATTCCCCATTATCGGTGGGGGCGCGCAGCTAAGTTGGTTTCTTCGCACATCTGAATATTTTTCTTGGGGGTTGGCCCTTGAATAATTCCACCTCCTAATACACGATCTCCAAGATAAAAAACCGCTGACTGGCCAGGACTCAAAGCCCGAACAGGCTCATCAAACGTTATTGTGATCGAAGTGGAATCTGACCATCGGTACGTAGCTGGGACTGGTGGGGAACTATAACGAAATTTCACATCAATTTTGTTTGCATGCTGCAATGACTCTGGAGAGAAAATATTCAAGTCTGCAACCAGGCATTCCCTGGAATCCAAATCTTCGGCAGGACCCAGGACCACCATATTCATGTCTGGAAGCACGCGCTGCACATACAAACGGCTTCCTCCGGCAATACCCAATCCTTTTCGTTGGCCGGGCGTATAAAAGGCCACGCCTTGATGCTGGCCAAGCTCTTTGCCATTTTCATCCACAAACGTACCGGGACTCGAAGCCTGTGGTGCATGCTGCTTGAGAAATTGTCGGTAATCACCCTGCGTCACAAAGCAAATTTCCTGGCTTTCTTTGAGTTCGTCTACCGGCAGGCCCATAGCCTCCGCTTCCCTCCAGACGTCAGGTTTTTCCATGTGCCCTAAAGGAAACATCATTTTTGAGAGCCAACTGGGCGGTATTCGATACAGAAAATATGATTGGTCTTTTTTGGTATCCTTCCCACGAACCAGGAGAGGGGTCCCTCCTTCATCGTGTTTGATATTGGCATAGTGGCCGGTCGCAATATAGTCAGCTCCAAGTTCATCGGCCACCTGGAAGAGACCTCCAAATTTCACTCGTTCATTACACCGAACACAGGGATTAGGCGTGGTTCCCTGGAGATACCCCCCAATGAAATCCTCAATGACTCCCTTTTGAAAACGTTCACGGGTATCGATGACCCTGTGAGAGATCCCTAATAATTCTGCCACATGTCTGGCTATTCCCACTTTACAGCATCCCCGTTCCTGCCAACGCTTGGAAACGGAGGTGTCATCTTCTTCCTCCCAGACTTTCAGAGTGACCCCGATAACTTCGTAGCCCTGCTGCTTCAATAATTTGGCAGCCACGGAGCTATCCACACCGCCACTCATGCCCAGGACAACCCTTTTTGAATCAGAGGCAGGCATTAGCGACTCAACGGCTCTGTTTCTAATTTTTTTTCTAATTTTTGCTCAACCTTGGGAATCGTCTTCCCTTGTCCATTGGAGAGGATCTTATGGTCCATGGGCGCTTCTAATTTTGGAGCGGAACCCATATCGCATTCCCCTTGGAAATACACGCCTTCTTCCATGGCAAAAATAGGGGTATGGACAT
Above is a window of Candidatus Nitrospira neomarina DNA encoding:
- the atpA gene encoding F0F1 ATP synthase subunit alpha, encoding MQIKAEEISSIIKEKIKGFEQRVDVKEMGYVIQVGDNIAKVYGLEGAMAGELLEFPGGVYGVALNLEEDSVGAVLLGEDVGIREGDPVKRTGRIAEVPVGEALVGRVVDAIGKPIDGKGPINTTETRLIEIRAPGVVDRQSVGEPLQTGLKAIDAMIPVGRGQRELIIGDRQTGKTAIAVDTIINQKGLGVFCFYVAIGQKRSTVARVVKTLEDHGAMEYTTVVSATASDSASLQFFAPYAGVTMAEYFRDNGKHALIVYDDLSKHATAYRQLSLLLRRPPGREAYPGDVFFLHSRLLERAAKMSDEKGAGSLTALPIIETQAGDVSAYIPTNVISITDGQIYLAADLFYSGIRPAINVGLSVSRVGGAAQIKTMKQVAGTLRLDLAQYREMAAFAQFGSELDKATQAQLARGARMVELLKQEQYKPLAVADQVLSIYAGVNGFLDNVPVNKIREFEQGLLAYIKEKHPNVREEIVTKKKIDEEFGGKLKSIISEFKQSKGYDQAG
- the atpH gene encoding ATP synthase F1 subunit delta, whose product is MNKSTIGRRYASALFQLLDKSGIEPARSALSALQQGLEETPALKHVLASPVFNFEEKQAVLNELSQRMEAPPVMRDFLTQLLKKNRAMLLPEISEAFVELADQQQGVQQAWVGSAKPLQAAEKEQIKQDLSQTLHHGVEVAFEVDPHLIAGLRIKIGSRVFDNTVSGRLAGMHDQLTKG
- the mnmA gene encoding tRNA 2-thiouridine(34) synthase MnmA, encoding MPASDSKRVVLGMSGGVDSSVAAKLLKQQGYEVIGVTLKVWEEEDDTSVSKRWQERGCCKVGIARHVAELLGISHRVIDTRERFQKGVIEDFIGGYLQGTTPNPCVRCNERVKFGGLFQVADELGADYIATGHYANIKHDEGGTPLLVRGKDTKKDQSYFLYRIPPSWLSKMMFPLGHMEKPDVWREAEAMGLPVDELKESQEICFVTQGDYRQFLKQHAPQASSPGTFVDENGKELGQHQGVAFYTPGQRKGLGIAGGSRLYVQRVLPDMNMVVLGPAEDLDSRECLVADLNIFSPESLQHANKIDVKFRYSSPPVPATYRWSDSTSITITFDEPVRALSPGQSAVFYLGDRVLGGGIIQGPTPKKNIQMCEETNLAARPHR